One window of Medicago truncatula cultivar Jemalong A17 chromosome 2, MtrunA17r5.0-ANR, whole genome shotgun sequence genomic DNA carries:
- the LOC25486622 gene encoding uncharacterized protein isoform X2 — protein MDLIILLVLSLCITCCKVEARSKILLDETNNFTLSYSIEDFVADKFDCVDIYKQPALQHPLLKKHKIQLFPTFAKNIVRNRPSYGKTADDCPLGKVPIYNSRGGHQIITNSSSKLQIDDFQRHSKSNPGYHTVTLDTIQNTIFHGAYAGITGYDLSVQAKQYSMSYIWVESGSGTQLNSIKVGVGVFPSLYHDNQLLLTSRWTDRSTGHWWLLMDPKSIQVGYWPRELFNHLGMGASKIRFGGQTYAPPNTNSPPMGSGRLPKEKFENSGFMGQLRIIDSQYNEADVKPENMKPYRDTNSNCYDVIYNGFEGRLHRQAFLYGGPGGRNCGI, from the exons atgGATTTAATTATCTTACTCGTTCTCAGTTTGTGCATAACATGTTGCAAAGTTGAGGCAAGAAGCAAAATTTTACTAGatgaaacaaataattttacTCTATCATATAGCATCGag GATTTTGTGGCCGATAAATTTGATTGTGTTGATATCTACAAGCAACCTGCTCTACAACATCCTTTACTgaaaaagcacaaaattcaG CTTTTCCCAACTTTTGCAAAGAACATTGTGCGAAATAGACCATCATATGGTAAAACAGCGGATGATTGTCCATTGGGAAAAGTGCCTATCTACAACAGCAGAGGAGGACATCAGATTATTACTAATTCAtcttcaaaattacaaattgatgattttcaaAGGCATTCTAAAAGTAACCCTGGCTATCAT ACTGTTACCCTTGATACAATCCAGAATACAATATTTCATGGAGCATACGCCGGCATAACTGGGTATGATCTATCCGTTCAAGCAAAGCAATACAGCATGTCTTACATTTGGGTTGAAAGTGGATCAGGAACACAActaaatagcataaaagttggaGTTGGG GTTTTCCCAAGCTTATATCATGACAACCAACTACTACTAACTAGTCGATGGACG GATCGATCTACAGGTCATTGGTGGTTACTTATGGATCCTAAATCAATACAAGTTGGATATTGGCCAAGAGAGTTATTCAATCACTTAGGTATGGGAGCATCAAAGATTCGATTTGGAGGTCAAACTTATGCTCCACCTAATACGAATAGTCCCCCAATGGGTAGTGGAAGATTGcctaaagaaaaatttgaaaactcgGGTTTTATGGGACAACTTAGGATTATTGATTCACAATATAATGAAGCTGACGTAAAACCTGAAAACATGAAGCCATATAGAGATACTAATTCAAATTGTTATGACGTGATATACAATGGTTTTGAAGGACGTCTTCATAGGCAAGCTTTTCTTTATGGTGGGCCAGGTGGACGAAATTGTGGTATATGA
- the LOC25486622 gene encoding uncharacterized protein isoform X1, giving the protein MDLIILLVLSLCITCCKVEARSKILLDETNNFTLSYSIEDFVADKFDCVDIYKQPALQHPLLKKHKIQLFPTFAKNIVRNRPSYGKTADDCPLGKVPIYNSRGGHQIITNSSSKLQIDDFQRHSKSNPGYHTVTLDTIQNTIFHGAYAGITGYDLSVQAKQYSMSYIWVESGSGTQLNSIKVGVGVFPSLYHDNQLLLTSRWTADGFKQTGCYNDNCPGFVQVNSNKDYSLGIVISPTNSIGPTEKDRSTGHWWLLMDPKSIQVGYWPRELFNHLGMGASKIRFGGQTYAPPNTNSPPMGSGRLPKEKFENSGFMGQLRIIDSQYNEADVKPENMKPYRDTNSNCYDVIYNGFEGRLHRQAFLYGGPGGRNCGI; this is encoded by the exons atgGATTTAATTATCTTACTCGTTCTCAGTTTGTGCATAACATGTTGCAAAGTTGAGGCAAGAAGCAAAATTTTACTAGatgaaacaaataattttacTCTATCATATAGCATCGag GATTTTGTGGCCGATAAATTTGATTGTGTTGATATCTACAAGCAACCTGCTCTACAACATCCTTTACTgaaaaagcacaaaattcaG CTTTTCCCAACTTTTGCAAAGAACATTGTGCGAAATAGACCATCATATGGTAAAACAGCGGATGATTGTCCATTGGGAAAAGTGCCTATCTACAACAGCAGAGGAGGACATCAGATTATTACTAATTCAtcttcaaaattacaaattgatgattttcaaAGGCATTCTAAAAGTAACCCTGGCTATCAT ACTGTTACCCTTGATACAATCCAGAATACAATATTTCATGGAGCATACGCCGGCATAACTGGGTATGATCTATCCGTTCAAGCAAAGCAATACAGCATGTCTTACATTTGGGTTGAAAGTGGATCAGGAACACAActaaatagcataaaagttggaGTTGGG GTTTTCCCAAGCTTATATCATGACAACCAACTACTACTAACTAGTCGATGGACG GCAGATGGTTTTAAACAAACTGGCTGTTACAATGATAATTGTCCGGGTTTTGTGCAAGTCAATAGTAACAAAGATTATTCTCTTGGAATTGTCATATCGCCCACCAATTCAATTGGACCAACTGAAAAG GATCGATCTACAGGTCATTGGTGGTTACTTATGGATCCTAAATCAATACAAGTTGGATATTGGCCAAGAGAGTTATTCAATCACTTAGGTATGGGAGCATCAAAGATTCGATTTGGAGGTCAAACTTATGCTCCACCTAATACGAATAGTCCCCCAATGGGTAGTGGAAGATTGcctaaagaaaaatttgaaaactcgGGTTTTATGGGACAACTTAGGATTATTGATTCACAATATAATGAAGCTGACGTAAAACCTGAAAACATGAAGCCATATAGAGATACTAATTCAAATTGTTATGACGTGATATACAATGGTTTTGAAGGACGTCTTCATAGGCAAGCTTTTCTTTATGGTGGGCCAGGTGGACGAAATTGTGGTATATGA
- the LOC25486622 gene encoding uncharacterized protein isoform X3 — protein sequence MDLIILLVLSLCITCCKVEARSKILLDETNNFTLSYSIEDFVADKFDCVDIYKQPALQHPLLKKHKIQLFPTFAKNIVRNRPSYGKTADDCPLGKVPIYNSRGGHQIITNSSSKLQIDDFQRHSKSNPGYHVFPSLYHDNQLLLTSRWTADGFKQTGCYNDNCPGFVQVNSNKDYSLGIVISPTNSIGPTEKDRSTGHWWLLMDPKSIQVGYWPRELFNHLGMGASKIRFGGQTYAPPNTNSPPMGSGRLPKEKFENSGFMGQLRIIDSQYNEADVKPENMKPYRDTNSNCYDVIYNGFEGRLHRQAFLYGGPGGRNCGI from the exons atgGATTTAATTATCTTACTCGTTCTCAGTTTGTGCATAACATGTTGCAAAGTTGAGGCAAGAAGCAAAATTTTACTAGatgaaacaaataattttacTCTATCATATAGCATCGag GATTTTGTGGCCGATAAATTTGATTGTGTTGATATCTACAAGCAACCTGCTCTACAACATCCTTTACTgaaaaagcacaaaattcaG CTTTTCCCAACTTTTGCAAAGAACATTGTGCGAAATAGACCATCATATGGTAAAACAGCGGATGATTGTCCATTGGGAAAAGTGCCTATCTACAACAGCAGAGGAGGACATCAGATTATTACTAATTCAtcttcaaaattacaaattgatgattttcaaAGGCATTCTAAAAGTAACCCTGGCTATCAT GTTTTCCCAAGCTTATATCATGACAACCAACTACTACTAACTAGTCGATGGACG GCAGATGGTTTTAAACAAACTGGCTGTTACAATGATAATTGTCCGGGTTTTGTGCAAGTCAATAGTAACAAAGATTATTCTCTTGGAATTGTCATATCGCCCACCAATTCAATTGGACCAACTGAAAAG GATCGATCTACAGGTCATTGGTGGTTACTTATGGATCCTAAATCAATACAAGTTGGATATTGGCCAAGAGAGTTATTCAATCACTTAGGTATGGGAGCATCAAAGATTCGATTTGGAGGTCAAACTTATGCTCCACCTAATACGAATAGTCCCCCAATGGGTAGTGGAAGATTGcctaaagaaaaatttgaaaactcgGGTTTTATGGGACAACTTAGGATTATTGATTCACAATATAATGAAGCTGACGTAAAACCTGAAAACATGAAGCCATATAGAGATACTAATTCAAATTGTTATGACGTGATATACAATGGTTTTGAAGGACGTCTTCATAGGCAAGCTTTTCTTTATGGTGGGCCAGGTGGACGAAATTGTGGTATATGA
- the LOC25486624 gene encoding serpin-ZXA produces the protein MTRRNNHIEAENGEASNTEGGMERAIQAMAEMAASIAEQTAAKAERDIRKQQREERNAENKGLVDFRPHDPPQFLGETEPEKADLWLQEIEKIFAVLRCLDEVKVTYASYLLLGDAEYRWKATPASLDFLTKEHGMRSSTFPKQNCDFHLLNGNSVKVPFMVSKKMQFIEAYDGSKVLRLPYKKGQDTRQFSMYIFLPNAKDGLPALVEKMTSKYELLHEKLSLYDQLKQVKVGEFKIPRFNVSFGLETSDTLKELGVTLPFFPGGLKKMVDSIAGQSLFVSRIFHKSFIRGNEEGTEVATASAERLSKGCSFSPPLNFEVNHPFLFLIREDLTGTILFVGQVLNPLDE, from the exons ATGACTCGTAGAAATAATCATATAGAAGCGGAAAATGGAGAAGCAAGCAATACCGAAGGAGGTATGGAAAGGGCTATTCAAGCTATGGCAGAAATGGCAGCAAGTATTGCAGAACAAACTGCTGCTAAAGCTGAAAGGGATATTCGTAAACAACAAAGGGAAGAACGAAATGCTGAAAATAAAGGACTGGTAGACTTCAGACCGCATGATCCTCCACAATTTCTTGGAGAAACAGAACCAGAGAAAGCTGACTTATGGCTCCAAGAGATAGAAAAGATATTCGCTGTGTTGAGGTGTCTTGACGAAGTAAAGGTAACATATGCATCTTACTTACTATTGGGAGATGCCGAATACCGGTGGAAAGCAACGCCGGCTTCACTTGATTTTCTAACCAAG GAGCATGGAATGAGAAGTTCGACCTTTCCAAAACAGAACTGTGATTTTCATCTTTTGAATGGAAACTCAGTCAAGGTTCCTTTCATGGTAAGCAAGAAGATGCAGTTTATTGAAGCTTATGACGGTTCTAAAGTTCTTCGTCTTCCTTATAAAAAAGGTCAAGATACGCGTCAATTctctatgtatatttttttgccAAACGCAAAAGATGGACTGCCAGCTTTAGTTGAGAAGATGACTTCTAAATATGAATTACTACACGAAAAGCTTAGTCTTTATGATCAATTGAAACAAGTGAAAGTAGGTGAATTTAAAATTCCAAGATTCAATGTTTCATTTGGGCTTGAAACTAGTGATACCCTAAAGGAGTTAGGAGTGACTTTACCATTCTTTCCTGGAGGTTTGAAAAAAATGGTGGATTCTATCGCGGGTCAAAGCCTTTTTGTTTCTCGCATATTTCACAAGTCTTTCATCAGAGGAAACGAAGAAGGTACCGAAGTTGCTACAGCTAGTGCTGAAAGGTTGAGCAAGGGTTGTTCATTTTCGCCGCCACTAAACTTTGAAGTTAACCACCCCTTCTTATTTCTAATTAGGGAAGATTTGACGGGAACAATCCTCTTTGTCGGGCAAGTGCTCAATCCTCTTGATGAGTGA